The Triticum urartu cultivar G1812 chromosome 5, Tu2.1, whole genome shotgun sequence genome contains the following window.
AATCATTGTCAATAATCTGCCATCTACTTACATAGATATCAGTTTGTTTCGTAAATTTCTGTTTGTCTGATGCTCTAACTGGATACATCTGGTAAACACGGATTAAAATGTTCACTTGCTATGGTGACTAATGTTCCAATCCTGTTTATGTACGCATGTGTATGGGAGGGAGATGTAGTGAACACTTACAATAACTGCAAATAAAACTAGTAACTGGGCACTTAGCTAGAAACTGCGTTTTGCTGAATAGAAAATACACAAATCATCTAATTTTTGGCTAAATACACGGTTAATAGATTTTTTTAACTACTCGTATCACTCGGCAGCATTAGGGCATGTTTGGTTGCCCGCCAACCAGAACAAAGAGGTGAAGGCTGGTGATAGTGATGTTAAGCTAGAAAAGAAGGGACCATGCCTATCAACGCAAAACTGGTGGATGCTGCTAATCTGGAGCACCCCCGCCAGGCATAATAAAATTTTAAATCTGACCTGCTGAGGCTGTGGGCAGTCTGAGGCATTTTGTAAGCTCCAGGCTGCATTGCATATCTCAATTTTTTTTCTCTCGGAAAGCAAAGTGCTACTAGTTAAGAGAGCAGAAAGTGGTTGTCTCATCCTTAGACTCCAGCATGCCTCTTCAGTTAAGAGGGGAGTGGTCTTTTGGTGTTGTTCTGTTGAGAAGAGGTGGACGTGAAACACTTGAAGTCCCACATCGATGTGTTTGTGCGTGACCATGGGAAGCCAGCAGGCTTCACCGTTTTCTATGGTGAACCACGTTGGGAGTTCATGGCAGATAGTTGGTATTTGTTGAGTTACATGAGGTGCCAATTTGCGCTAGCCTGGCTATGTGTGGGAGGTTTGAACACAGTCCGATACGACACGCTGACAGCTAAAGCATTTGAGAGTTAGGTTGGGAGTGGTGGCGGATGGAGGAGTTTTGAAATGTGGTTGGTGACTCTGGCGTTACTTCAGTTTGCCATATACTTTGGCTATGATGAGCTTATCAGTGTTGCCCCTAGCAATGAGGAGCCATGGGTATGATTTGCAAGAGGATACTGTTTTTTTTTAAATTCGCCGGAGCAAGATGGCTGCAGCATGTCTCTCGAGCAACCTGTGATGGATTGCGGTTAGCGATAGAATTGTCAGGCAAGCAAGGTGGTGTTGAAACTGACTTACAGACCTGATAAACCCATGAAGCGCCACCTCTTTTCAGGGTCACACTGGTCTAACATATGTCCAATTGTAATGGAGCTTGACAAGCTAAATAGAAGTTTCTTGTAGTTGAAACTATAGTCTTCTTGTGAAGGGGGCCAAATCTTGTTTTAACTGGTGCATGTGGCTTAATGCAATTCCATATTTTTATCGGCGTTCTTTGTTATTTGTAATCCTGCTATAGTAAGTAATGATAAGTTTAGTGAGTTCTAGTATAAAAGATATTCTTAGTCACATGAGACATTATGTTTTTGAGCTTAAGAATGTTTAGCAAGTAAGAAAGCTGACAACTCATGGCTCTTGGTAACCAATTATTATAGGATGCATTGCAATTTCCACATATAACTTCCTAATTGATGTGCTGGAAATGGGGAATGTGTATTTTTCACTTATGATGATGCCATCCACGTTCACTATATAACATCTATTTGGAATTTCTGTCATGCTGCAGTGCTACCATCATCACGGCATATCTAATGAGGACAGAGCAGAAATCTCTGGAAGGTATgatatatattttttgttttgAGCAAAATTTGTAATACACTAATCTTTAGTTTGTACGTTGCTTGAATTATCTGATCCACCTTTTATAATCCTTGTGGCATTCACTACTTTATTCTTTTTCCAGAAGCACTAGAGTCCTTGAAGGAAATTAACGAGTCCGTTTGCCCAAACGACGGTTTCCTTGACCAGGTAAGCTTTCATTATGAACTGGTTGCACTATATCTCACTAGATTTCTTTTATTAAGTTGAATTTCCTATACCTTGCAGTTAAAATTGTTTGAAGAAATGGGTTTCAAGGTTGATACTTCAAGTTCTTTATACCGGCGCTTCCGCTTAAAGTTGTTAGGTTGGTCATTTTCCAACATTTATCATTTCGTCAGGTTCCCTTGCCTTTGTGGGCCTTCTAATTCTTGTGGTTGCAAGGTGCTCTCTTGCTGAAAATAGAACAGTTTGTCATAGATTCTGTAAAATTTTATCATATCAAGCAGATTCAGTTGCTCTACTTGCCGCCCCAGTGATATTTCTCAATCTTAGCAGCACATTGATTAAGTGTTTGCCTATTACTTGTCGCAGGTCAGTCCTACAAAGTTGGAGAGAAAATAGGAAACCATGTATTTGAAGACGATCCTGGAGTTGCTCGACAGCCTAATCCTACCCAGGAATTGTCAGGCAAGGAGAAGGCCCTTAAAACAGCATACCGCTGCAAGAAATGCAGGAGGATCGCTGCTGCACAGGACAATGTTATCGGCCACACACCTGGTGAGGGCAACTCTAGCTTTGCGTGGCACGACAAGAGGAAAGGCCACACACACAACAAGGAACAAGATTGTTCTTCTCTGTATGTCGAGCCTCTCAAGTGGATGACTCCAGGTAAAGTCATCTCTTGCAGTAACATAGTGCGTTCACATATATGTATATCGATGCAGTCCATAGCATATCACCAGTCTGTTCATTATCTGATGTCGCTCATGATGAAGCAGTAGAAGATGGCGCTTTGGAGGGGAAGCTGTCGTGCATCCACTGCGGGGCGCGCCTAGGGTACTTCAACTGGTCAGGGATCCAGTGCAACTGCGGCAGCTGGATCACCCCCGCCTTCCAAATTTCCAAGAGCAAAGTTGATGTAAGCACCATCTAGATCTTCTCCATGTGCTAGCAGATTCGATGGGTTTGTCAGGGGCTGGTGTAAATTCCATATCGTCTGTACCGTCATGCATTGGATCACAAGGAGCAAACGCTGGAGCCTGCTTCATGCATTCACCTATTGTACTCTGAAATACTATACTACCTCACAACAGCTTACAAGAGAAGTTTAACACATCACAGTGAAGCAGTCGCAGATCCTAAACGTTTACTACCTGCCTTTTCATCAATTAGCGGCAAcctgatactccctccgtctgaaaaagcatgtatctagcactaacttggtgctatatacatccatttgagggacaaaGGGAGTATATTTTTAGCGTTGTAGGGAATTCAGGAGTGTAGTGTAGTGAGATGGACCTGGAGTGGTGTGGAGCGGCTTGCAAGGAGTTGAGTGGGTGAGTGGAATGACTTGTGGTGGAATAGAGTCGGTTGGTTATGATGCGTTACACCACAAATGGGTATGAGAGTATATATACAGAGTCCAAAATCTGACCGTTACTGCAAAAGGTAATTGGGCTGGGACGTGCCGGGAGAAAACTTGAGGAACTACTGAAACAGTTGAAATAAATTTGAAAGTCCAAGGTAACGTTCAAAATCAGAGAAaatatagtactccctctgttcggAATTACTTTTCTCGAAAATGAAtgtatttagaactaaaatatatctagatacatccatttctgcgacaagtaatttcGAACGGAGGGAATACTTGAAAGGTGAAAAGTTGAGCGATGGCTCCGAATGAAAAATGCAGCACCTTTTTCGCGAACATAGAACATTTTTATTTAACGGAGGCAAAAAGTTTTGCCCCATCGATTtattaagaagaagagaattgcctAGTTAATTTAAGAAAAACCGGGCGAAAACATACACACACGGAGCACGGACTAACTACTCAAATGGCAAGAAACTCCACTACCGCATAGTTGGCCCTTGCCAAACTCTCCAAATGCACAACATCCACAAACCCTGAAACTGCTACTATGCCAAGTGAATCACGACAAGAACACCTCGACATAAGACATCATGCACCTTCCAATCCAAAAGGACATGACGAGAGACCGAATGGCAAGAAACTCCACTACCGCATAGTTGGCCCTTGCCAAACTCTCCAAATGCACAACATCCACAAACCCTGAAACTGCTACTATGCCAAGTGAATCACGACAAGAACACCTCGACATAAGACATCATGCACCTTCCAATCCAAAAGGACATGAGCAAGTCACAAAGTTCTTTCACGAAGAAAGCATCTGGATTTAGTAGGCGCCAACACACTTGGCTCAATGGCCATGCCACTCACAGGCATCACCTGCTCGATGGTCGCAGATGAGGGAAAGGCAGCAACATCTGAAACTCCACGCTCCATGGCCAACGCCTGACTCCCAATGAACTTAGGTGAGCGAGAGATCGCACCGTCCAAATCGCTACTCTCCTCGGCAAACAATTTGAAAGTACTGGGTAAAACCAATTACTCCGTAGTGCATACAAAACCTCAAAACGAGAAATTGCAGAAAGAGGGAAGTCACATCTTTGAAGTTCTGCATGAATAAGAGCGAAGGTACCAGACTATATACTGTGACTCACAAAGAAGCAAACCGAGACGGCTTGGAAGTGCCGGATCCAAACACATGATGTTTCAAAGGCTTAGCAGTTCTGGAACAAAGAAAATGATGATTTCAAACTGTAGAACCAGGAATTGTTCTCTAAGTACGAATGACTCAAAGTGCCCAGATAGTACCAAAAGATAAGTCTTTGAAAGTACCAGGGCTTAGAAAGATTCATActatactccctctgtaaagaaagaGAAGACCGTTTAGACCTTTAGTGATCTAAATgattttatatttctttacggtgGGTAAGTTGAACAAAGAGAGCGGATATTCACTAAAAGCAAGCCGAGCTTGATGTAGATAACTtgaaaaattgtgtgtgcgtgtgtgtgtgtgtgtgggggggggggggggggtaagaAATTTGTATAAGAAAATTAGTTGTGGTACCTACAATAAACTCACTGAAATGATTAGTCTCAATATTTTTTTGCCATTGGTCCTCTCGAATAGTTGTCACAAACCATCAAAATCAATTAAGGGTGCAATTCATCATATCCGCCACCACCTGTTTACGATGAACCTTACTTGAGTTTGCTATAAACCAAAACATGCCATTGTGTACACTGGGATTGACTGCGCCACAATCTTTATTACAAATTGCTTTTTGTCACACTCGTTTTCTTTTCGAAAATGCCGGTGCAAACTCTTAAAATTTTGTAAAGGCATTTCTGAAAATTGTACATATGATTCGTACACTTGAAACTTTGCTTCGTGCACATACGATTTATAACAAACATGAACCAATCGGTTATACATACTTGGTTTGTGAGAGAAAAGCAGATTCATAGTACAAACTTGCTTTTAATCACAATAAGTTCCTTCGTGAAAACATTCATTGCAACATGTACATTTGGATCTAGAGTAGCTTTGAAGATCGTGATGAGGTCCACAACGGTGGAAACAGATTGTAGTTTCGACACACGTCTTGAACACCTTGcataatttttattttttattagGATAACTTCTGCATAACTTTACATAATCTAATTTGGATGTGTGCATGCATTCCTGTTCGTTACATTTGCACATGTCCGATTGATGTTTCTAGAGTGCCATGGCATGTGTGAGAGGAGACAGTCGGATGTGCTCGAGTGAAATACAAAAAACCACCACATTGTACACATCCATTTGAATTTGCTACCACTTTACCTACGGCAGCAAAAATCTACCGTAGTGGTAGATTTGGACAATTCAGGAGCTTCCTTGCTCAACCACACGAACCAGTAATTTGCTCGTCATGTCGGATGCCAACCATACTCATTTCGGAACACAAATTCCTTTCCCCCCCAACCCTACAGGAATTGAACTGCTTTCAATGTAAGCCTTTCAAATTTCATGTGGATTTGTTCCCAAAAGAAAGCAGCATGCACATTACAGTCACAACTCTGCACTCTGTTGACATACATAAGACACCGTAGCAACGCTTCACTATAGGACTAGGTCTCGCCTCTTCTTCGGGTTCGATGGCTCC
Protein-coding sequences here:
- the LOC125508667 gene encoding dual specificity protein phosphatase 12-like → MAATSRDAPVPTAMPDLVRDHLYFGDVNDAIAALTASLPDGTDITHVLSVVSSASISFFTDYRPGLSLPAEEVRCVVAGEDGTPSAVAPGRLMRVVERTGEGLRVTRMAVPLKDTEEENLLDHLEPCLDFIDEGRKAGNVLVHCFAGVSRSATIITAYLMRTEQKSLEEALESLKEINESVCPNDGFLDQLKLFEEMGFKVDTSSSLYRRFRLKLLGQSYKVGEKIGNHVFEDDPGVARQPNPTQELSGKEKALKTAYRCKKCRRIAAAQDNVIGHTPGEGNSSFAWHDKRKGHTHNKEQDCSSLYVEPLKWMTPVEDGALEGKLSCIHCGARLGYFNWSGIQCNCGSWITPAFQISKSKVDVSTI